The genomic window CCGTCCGGGCGGTTCCGGCAAGGGCATGGTGTCCCGCCGGGAGGACCGGGTCTGGATCCTGGTGGACGGCAAGCCCAAGGCCCTGCCCGTGAAGGTGGGGGCCAGCGACGGCATGTTCACCGAGGTCAGCGGCGAAGGCGTCACGGAGGGGATCGTGGTGCTCACCGGCGTCGAGGACCTGAAGAAGTCGGCGCAGACCGCCGCTCCCATCGGCGCTCCCGGCGGCATGCGCCGCTGATGCGGCGCAGCCCCATCCTTCCGGAGACCCGGTCATGAACGTTCTCGACTTCATCAAGCTGGCGCTGTTCGCCATCACCCGGAACAAGACCCGGGCCTTCCTCACCATGCTCGGCATCATCATCGGCGTGGGCGCGGTCATCGCCATGATCGGCATCGGCCAGGGGTCCAAGAAGGCCTCCATCGACATCATCCAGAACATGGGCTCCAACATGCTGACCATCTTCAACGGCGGCGGCAGCTCCAACAGCGCCCGGGGCCCCATGGGCATGGGCTCGGTCCCGATCCTCCTGGAGGAGGACGCCGGGCTCATCGAGCGGGACCTCTCCGGTTCGACCGTGGTCGCGGCCACGCCGCAGGTGCGGGCCAACCGCGCCATCATCTACCAGAACAACAACACGGTCTCCACCGTGCAGGGATCGGGCGTCCAGTTCATCCAGATCCGGGGCTGGGAGGTGCAGCAGGGGCGGTTCTTCACGGAACAGGAAACCAAGGGGCAGGCCAAGGTCTGCGTCCTGGGCACCACCGTGCGCGACACGCTCTTCCCCAACGGCGAGGAGCCCATCGGCAAGATCATCCGCATCGCCGCGCTGCCTTTCGAGGTCGTCGGCATCCTGGAGTCCAAGGGCGCCGGCATGATGGGCGACCAGGACGACATCGTGGTCGCCCCCTACACGACGGTCATGCACAAGATCGTCGGGACCGACCGCATCCAGAACATCCTCGTGAGTGCGCAGGAGGGCAAGGCGGACCTGGCCGAGATGGAGATCACCGCGCTCCTGCGCCAGCGCCTGCGCCTGACGCCCAAGGACGAGAACCCCTTCATGATCCGCAAGCAGGACGACTGGGTGAAGATGCAGGACCAGCAGGCCAGCGTCCTCACCACCTTCCTGGCCATGGCCGCGAGCATCTCCCTCATCGTGGGCGGCATCGGCATCTCGAACATCATGCTCGTGAGCGTCACCGAGCGCACGCGGGAGATCGGCGTGCGCCGGGCCCTGGGCGCGACCCGCCACAGCGTGCTCATGCAGTTCCTCACCGAGGCCGTGGTGCTGTCCATCCTGGGCGGCCTCCTGGGGGTGGCCATCGCCTACCTGATCATCTGGATCCTCAAGTTCACCGCGGTCCTCCCGGCCGTGGCCGAGCCCTGGGCCGTGGCCCTGGGCCTGGGCTTCTCGGGGGTGGTGGGCATCGTCGCCGGGTTCCTCCCGGCGCTGAAGGCCGCGAACCTGAACGTGATCGACGCGCTCAGATATGAGTAGTGATCCGGGCCATGATGCCTACCAGTCCCTGCGGTACCCCGAGTACCGCTGGTTCCTGGGGGGGATCTTCGCGTTCACGGTGGCCACGCAGATCCAGACCCTGGCCATGGCCTGGCAGGTGTACCACATCACCCACGACCCCCTGTCCCTGGGCCTCATCGGCCTGGCGGAGGCGATCCCCTTCCTGACCCTCACCCTGGTGGGCGGCTGGGCCGCGGACCGCAGGGACCGGAGGACGCTTTCCCTCCTGTCCATGGCCGTCATGCTCACGGGAGGGCTCCTGCTCCTGGCCATGAACACGGGCAGGGTCCCCCAGGCTGCCTGGCCCTTCTATGCCATCCAGGCCCTGGCCGGCCTGGGCCGCGCCTTCTTCCGGCCCGCCTCCCAGGCGCTGGCGACGGAACTGGTGCCCCGGGAGGCCTACCAGAACGCCGCGACCTGGCGCAGCTCCTCCTTCCAGCTCGCGCAGGTCACGGGGCCCGCGTTCGGCGGGCTCCTGTACAGCTTCGGGAGCGCCGCGCTGGCCTACCAGGTGGAGGTCCTGCTGATGGGCCTGGCCCTCGTCATGATCCTCCAGGTGCTGCCCCACCCCCGCACGCCGTCCAAGACGCCCATCCTCCAGAACCTGGGCGAAGGGGTGACGTTCGTGTTCACCCACAACCTCGTGCTGGGCGCCCTGAGCCTGGACCTCTTCGCGGTGCTCTTCGGCGGCGCCGTGGCCATGCTGCCGGTCTTCGCGGCCGAAATCCTCCGGGTCGGCCCCCAGGGCCTGGGGGTCCTCCGGGCCGCGCCCGCCGTGGGTTCCGTGGCCATGGGCTTCTGGCAGGCCCACCATCCGCCCCGCAACCACGCCGGCACGATCCTGCTCATCTGCGTGGGCTGCTTCGGGTTGTGCTGGATCGGCTTCGCGCTCTCCAGCGTGTTCTGGGTCTCCCTGATCCTCCTGGCCGCCAGCGGCGCCATGGACAGCGTGAGCATGGTGCTTCGCGGAACCCTGGTGCAGACCCGCACCCCGCCCGAGATGATGGGCCGGGTCCAGGCCGTCAACGGCTTCTTCATCGGCTCCAGCAACGAACTGGGCAGCTTCGAGTCCGGCCTCGCCGCGCGCCTCTTGGGCGTGGTGCCCTCCGTGGTGTTCGGGGGCCTGATGACCCTGGGCGTCGTGGGGGCCATCGCCTGGAGGGTTCCCGAGCTCCGCCGCCTCAAGCGCATCGCCGGCTGAAGGGATTGATCGCGCCGGCTCCCGCGGCCACCATGGGGTAGTCCCCTTCCCGGAGCCCGCATGAACGAGTACGCCCCCCAGGGCCCCAGGCCGCACCGCGGCGGCATGATCCTCGCCTTCGGCATCGTCGGCTTCCTCTGCTGCTTCGTCTTCGCCATCCTCGCCTGGGTCATGGGCGGTTCCGACCTCAAGGAGATGGCCGCGGGCCGCATGGACCGCTCCGGAGAGGGACAGACCAGGGCCGGGTGGATCCTGGGCATCATCGCGACCATCCTCGGCATCCTCGGGCTCCTGGGCGTGATCGCCGCCATCGCAATCCCGTTCCTCCTCAGTCACCGGATGTGAGGCTCGAGCCCGCCCCCAGGTTCCCCCGGGTCCCGGTCTGGGCCCTGGCCGCGGCCCTGGCATTCTCCGCCCTGGCCGGGGTCGAGGCGCTCCTGGAACGGCATTGGGGGGTGGAGGTGGCCACCTGCATGTTCAAGCGCCTCACGGGCCATCCGTGCCCCACCTGCGGCGCCACCCGGGGGGCGCTGGCGCTGCTGAACGGGCATCCCTGGCGGGCCTTCCTCTGGAACCCCCTGCTGATGACCGCGGGTTTGGCCGCGGTGGCGTGGTTCGCCTTCAGGGCCGCCACGGGCCTGACCCCGCGCTTCGAATGGACCCGGACGGAGCGCAGGCTGGCCTTGTGCGGCCTCGCCGCCGCCGTCCTGGCCAACTGGGCCTACCTGATCCACAGGGGAATCTGACAAGCCCTCTTTCCTCGGGGAACCTCGGCCCCTAGTTCAGCACCTTGAGCGCGGCCTCGTAGTTGGGCTCCTGGGCGATCTCGGGGACCAGTTCCGTGTGGACCACCTTCCCCGTCTCGTCCAGCACCACCACGGCGCGGGCCAGCAGACCGCGCAGGGGGCCGTCGATGAGGGTCACGCCGTACGCCTTGCCGAATTCGGGGGTCCGGAAGGCGGAGGCGGGGACGACGTTGTCCAGGCCTTCCGCGGCGCAGAAGCGGCCGGCGGCGAAGGGCAGGTCCACGGACACGCACAGGACCACCGTGTTGGCGGCCTTGGAGGCCTGGGCGTTGAAGGTGCGGACCGAGGTGGCGCAGGTGGGCGTGTCGATGCTCGGGAAGATGTTCAGGACCACCCGCTGGCCCTTGAAGTCCGCCAGGGAGACCTCGGAGAGGTCCTTGCGCGTCAGCGTGAAGGTCGGGGCGGGGTTGCCGGCCTTGGGCAGGTCGCCGACGGTGTGGATGGGGTTCCCTTTGAGGGTGATCTGGGCCATGGTGTCTCCTTGCGGGCCGAAAAGCCCATGCCCCATTATCACTCCTTTTTAATATCCCAACCCCATCGGATATATTCTCTGGGCGACATTCCCCCCGGATCGGATGGTGTTCGTGTCCATCCAGGGGGCCGCCGGGATGTCGGCGGGGTTGGGCATCTTCACGCTGAAAAGGCGCATCCTCCCCTCCAGGATCCGGATGCCGGTGGACACCCTGGGCAGGGGGAGGGCGTATTCCCCCTCCACCACCACCACCGCCTGGCCCACCTCGGCCAGGGACCACTTCACGAACGCCGCCACGTCCGCGGCCACGGGCAGGGGCTTGCGCAGGCCCTGGACGGCGGGGAGGGTGGGCCCGGGGGAGGGGGTCAGGGCAAGGGCGAGGAGCACGGGGAGCATGTATCCAGAATGCGGCCGCGGGCCTCCGGGTTCCCGTAAACTGGGTCAGGAGGCACTATGCAAATTCTTCGCATCAACCACCTGGGCATCGCGTCCCCCACCCTGGACGAGGCCATGGGCCGCATGGGCAGGCTCTTCGGCATGGAGGCCGACCACGTGGAGGAGGTCGCCGAACAGCGCGTGCGCACCGCCTTCTTCCCCGTGGGCCCCAGCACGCTGGAGTACCTGGAGTCCACCGACCCCGAGGGGCCCGTGGGCAAGTTCCTCGAGAAGAAGGGGCCCGGCATCCACCATGTGGCTTTCGAGGTGGACGATGTGGAGGCTGCCGTGAAGGAACTCCTGGCCAAGGGGGTGCGCATGATCGACAAGGAGCCCCGGGCCGGAGCCCACGGCTGCAGGATCGCCTTCATCCACCCGGCGGAGACGGGGGGGGTCCTCATGGAGCTCTGCCAATCGCCTAGGTAGGGGGCGCCGAGCTGTTCACGAGGCGGTAGAGCCACCAGATCAGCTGGCCCGCCACCAGGATGGCGATGAACCACTTGACCATGGTCAGGGGCGTCACCTCGTCTGCGCCCTGCCGGCGGTCCGGGCCCTGCCCGTGGCCGGGGGGGCGCGTGCTCGTGGGAGATTCGGTCTCCAGCTCGATCTTGACGGGGCTGGGGAGCGTGTAGGAGGGGATGGGGCGCACCGGGGTGGCCCGCACGCCGCCCAGGCCCGCGGTGGTCCTGCCGGTGGAGGTGGCGCTCGAAGGGGGCTCGGGGGGGATGGCGGACGAGGGGCGCAGGCGCCGGAGAGGCACGATGTCCCCGGCGTGGTCGTCGTGGCGGAACAGCTCGTTGACCCGGGCGCGGCAATTGGAATCCAGGGGGTAGGCGTCCACGAGGGGCAGCAGGAAGTCCATGAGGGAGCCGGGGCGCTCCTCGGGGTCCTGGGACAGCGCCTGGCGGAAGACCTTGGTCATGTCGCCGGACATTCCGGCGGGGAAGACCGGCGGCTCCGTCAGGATGTGGGTGATGACCGCGGCCACGTTGGTGCCCGGGTGCGGCAACTGGCCCGTGAGCAGCTCGAACGAGGTCACGGCGAACGCGTACCGGTCCGAGCTGGGGGTGGGGTCGCCGCCCCGCAGCAATTCGGGGGCGCTGTAGGCCGGCGAGCCCAGGAACTCGCCGGCGTTGGTGAGGCGCGGGGCCATGGTCTTGGCGATGCCGAAGTCCATGAGCTTGACCCGGCCGTCCTCGGCCACGAGGATGTTGTCGGGCTTGACGTCCCGGTGGACGATGGCGTGGCGGTGGGCCGCGCGCAGGGCCCGCATGGCCTGGATGAGGATCCCGAACTTGGTCTCGAGTTCCAGCGAATTGTCCCGGATGAACTTGCCCAGGCTGTTGCCCTCGACGTACTCCATGGCGATGAAGGGGCCCATGGCGGGCTCGTCGCCCACGTCGTACACCGTGACGATGTTGGGGTGGTTCAGCTGGGCGGAGATCTCGGCCTCGCGCTTGAAGCGCTCCAGGGCCTGCTCCCGCTCCTCGCCGGCGGCGCGGACCACCTTCAGGGCCAGGCGGCGCTTCAGGAGGGGGTCCTCCGCGAGGTAGACCACGCCCATGGCGCCCTGGCCAATGGCCCGTTTGACCAGATACCGGCCTATGCTCTTTGGAAGATCCGCCATTACGTTGTTCCTGCCCCCCATGATACAGGAATTGGGGGTTTTGCCCGGATCATGGCACTATTTCCCCTTGAGCGGTCTCCGGGACGGGTCTGTCGACGGGGGCGCCAATGTGAAATTCTTTATCCCCGAGGAAGCCATGGCCAGCCTGATCGAAGCGATCGCCGTAAAACGAAAGATGTTCTTCGAATTCGAGGACACCCCCTTCCACTGCCTGGACGTGGAGATCTCCACCCCCACGGCCCGCGGCGGCCAGACCCTGGTGCGCCTCAAGATGCGCAACCTCCTCACCCGCGCGGTCTTCGACAAGACCTTCAAGGCCGGCGACAAGTTCAAGGAGCCCGACCTCCAGATGGTGCAGGCCTCCTACCTCTACTCCGACGGGGACGGATCCCACTTCATGGACCAGGAGTCCTTCGAGACCCTGACCCTGGATGACGAGATGCGGGGCGACGCCCTGGACTTCCTGGTGGAGGGCGCCATCATCCAGATCCAGAAGTACAACGGCAATCCCATCGGCCTCCAGATGCCCACCCACGTGGAGCTTTCGGTCACCTACACCGAGCCCGGCGCCCGGGGGGACACGGCCAGCGGCAACGTCCTCAAGCCCGCCAAGCTGGAGACGGGCATCGAGATCAAGGTGCCCCTCTTCATCAAGGAGGGCGAGAAGGTCAAGGTGGCCGTGGAGACCCGGGAGTTCGCGGGGCGGGCCTGATGGGACGCAAGTACCGCCTGGGCCAGAGCCGGGACGCCCACGACCTGGACAGCCCCGACGCCTACGCGCGGGAGGGCAAGGCCCAGAGCAAGCGCCGCCAGCAGTCCGCCGAGCGCCTGACCACCGAGGCGGAATCCCACGATTCCGACTCCATGCTCCTGCTGCCCGACGCGGCCCCCTGGGCCCACCTGGAGGCCGCCACGCTGGTGTGGCGCCACAGCCAGATCGTGGACCTGGAGCTGGACGACCGCACGCCCATCCGCGCCACCCTGGCCGGCAAGCTCAAGGGGGTGAAGCTGGTGGTGGGCGACCGGGTGCGCTTCTCCCCGGTGCCCCTGGAGGCCCAGGACCCGGACCTCCCCCAGGTGCAGGTGGTGGCCGTGCTGCCCCGGCGCACGCTCCTCAAGCGCGGCGGCATCGACGACCGGGAGCCCTGGCAGCTCATCTGCGCCAACGCGGAGGAGCTCTGGGTGTGCGCGGCGGTGGTCGATCCGCCCCTGCGCCCGGGCCTCCTGGAGCGGGCCCAGACGCTGGCCCTGGCCTCGGGCCTGGGCTTCCGCATCATCGTCACCAAGCGGGACCGGGCCTCCAGCAAGGACACCCTCCCCGAACTGGACCCCCTGCGGGCCCAGAACCTGCCCATTATCGAGACCAGCGCCGTGACGGGCGCGGGCCTCCCGGAACTGGCCGGGCTCCTCAAGGGCCGCACGGTGGCCCTGGTGGGCCACAGCGGCGTGGGCAAGAGCACCCTCATCAACGCCCTGGCCCCCGGCCTCAACCAGCGCACGGGGGACATGAGCCGCTACGGCACCGGCCGCCAGACCACCACCGGCGCGCGGTGGCTGCCCTGCGCCACCGGCGGCACCCTCATCGACACCCCGGGCATCCGGAACCTGAGCGTGCGCGGCTTCCCGCGCACCCTGCTCCCGGCCATCTTTCCCGAATTCCCCCCGGAGTGGATCGAGGATCCCATGGCCCTGGACCCCGAGGACGAGGCCCTCGGCCTGGACTACCCGGAGCGGCTCCTGAGCATGCAGCGGCTGTGGCTGGAGATGGACGAGCGCAACCCGAACCAGAACGTCTTCAGGTGAGGTCCCAGGGGGCCGCGGTCTCCAGCAGGGGCCGCGGGGGCCCGAACTTGAGGATCTGGAAGTTGGCCGACAGGTCGAAGTCCCGGGGCATGATGTAGCTGGGGTGGCGGACCTGGGGCCCCGCGCCTTCGCCCAGGGGCGGCTGGATGGTGATGCCGGCGCGGTAGAAGGCCTTGGCGATGAGCGCCGAGCAGATCACCTCGCGGCTGCTGGAGCTGCCCAGGTAGAGGCTGCGCGGCCGGAAGCGCCGGGGCACGAGATGGAAGGGGAAGAGGTACCGGGCCAGGTCGAAGATGTTGCGCTGGTCGTAGCGCACGCCCAGGTGTGTCAGCAGCTCCATCATCACGCGGTCCAGGCTCCCGGGACGCAGTCCCTGGGGCCGGCAGACGCGGAGGTTGCAGTCCAGGTACATGGCCAGGGGCACGACCCGCACGCCGTCCTTCAGGTCGCTCTCGATGAGGAGGCGCGCGGCCTCCGGGCCGTACCGGTCCAGGGCCCGGTCCGCCTCGGGTCCGCCCCAGCGCAGGAGGGCGTCCCCGATGTACATCGTGGCGTGGCTCCAGGAGCTCTGGGTGAGGTACTTGATGATCTGGCTGATGCGGGTGTCGCCCTCCACCAGGATCACGTCCCCGGGCCGCAGCACGGCGCGCAGCAGCTCCGGGTCGTTGGGGACCCGGCGCTGGTAGCTGGACACGGTGCCCGTGAGGTACTCGACCAGGGCGCGGGACAGGGAGTCCTGGAGGAGCATCAGAGCTCCACGAGCTCCACGGAGTCCAGAGGCTCGCCCAGGAAGCGCTCACCGACCTCCTGGAGGCGGGTGCCGGCGTCCGTGAGCAGGATCCTCAGGTCGCCCCGGGCGCTGGCGGTGCGGAAGCCCAGGGAGCCCCGCAGGAGGTCCTCGACCGCCTTCGCCGCGAGCTCGCCGCTGTCCAGCCAGGTGGTGTCCGGGCGGGTGCGGTTCAGGCTGGGCAGCAGGGTGGGGTAGTGGGTGCAGCCCAGGACGATGGTGCGCACCTCGAAGGGTATCTGGTTCAGGTAGCGGCGGCAGATGGCGTCGGTGATGGGGTCGTCCAGCCAGCCCTCCTCCGCGAAGCCCACCAGGAGGGGGCAGGGCAGGCTGTGGATGACGGCCTGGGGGTTCCGTCGGCGGATGGCGTCGTCGTAGGCGCCGGACTGGATCGTGGCCAGGGTGCCGATGACGCCCACGGGCCCCTTGGCCAGGCTCGCGGCCTCCGCCCCCGGCTCGATCACGCCGATGACGGGGCAGGGCGCGGCGGCCTGCAGCGCCCCGAGGCCGTGGGCCGAGGCGGTGTTGCAGGCGATGACCATGAGCTTGGGCTTGTGGCGGCCCAGGATCGTCCCGGCCTGCAGGGCATAGCGCTCGATGGTGGCGTGGGACTTGTTGCCGTACGGCACCCGGGCGGTGTCGCCCAGGTACACGATGGACTCCTCGGGCAGGAGCCTGCGCAGCGCGCGCACCACCGTCAGCCCCCCGATGCCGGAGTCGAAGACCCCGATGGGCTGGTCCTGACGGTTCATGGGAGCTTCTCCGCCAGGATGGCCACCCAGGCGCCCTCGGTGGTCACCTTCAGGGGCCGGAAGCCGTAGGCCGCGAGGCTGATGAGGGCCTCGTCCTGGCGCTCGGCCAGGATGCCCGAGGCCACCAGCAGGGCTCCCGGCGCGGCGATGGAGGCCATGCGGGGCAGCAGGTCCTGGATGGTCTCCAGGAGGATGTTGGCGAGGAGGGTGTTCCAGGGGCCGTCGGCCCTGGGGTCGTCCAGGAGGCCCACGTAGTGGGTGAAGGGGCGCGCGCCGCCCAGGACGGCCTCGTTCAGGACCATGAACTCGTCCATGGCCGGGCCGCAGTCGGGGTCGTTGTCCAGGGCCGCGATGCGCCGGGCCCCGCAGAGCCAGGCGGTCAGCGCCAGGATGCCCGTGCCCGCGCCGATGTCCAGCACCGGGTCCTGGAGCCGGCCCGCCGCGGCCAGCTCCTCGAGGTGGGCCATGCACAGGCGGGTGGTCTCGTGGCCGCCGGTGCCGAAGGCGAGGCCCGGGTTCACGACGATGGGGGTGCGGCCGCCGGGAGCCGGGCTGGCGTCCCAAAGCGGGCGGATGTAGAAGCCCTGGCCGACCTCGATGGGGCCGAAGCCCTCCCGGCTCTTGGCCAGCCAGTCCTCGTCCTCGAAGCGCTCCTCGCGGAGCAGGCGCGCGCCGAAGGCGGCCAGGCCTCCGGCGTCGGGAGGGGTCAGGCCCGGAGGGAAATAGGCGAAGAAGGTGTGGGGGGGGTCCGCCTCGCGGTAGGTGGCGGTGGCGCCCCCTTCGGTGAGCCAGTCGCCCAGGCGGTCCTCCGCGGCCCCCGGTACCTCGAGCAGCCAGCGGGTGTGGGGAGATGCATGATCCATCCGACTAGGTTATCAGGCCTCGGCACCGTCCGGCGCGACGTCCTCCAGGTCCAGCCGCTTCATCTTTTCCAGGAACGTGGTCCGCTTGAGGCCCAGGAGCTCGGCCGCGCGCTTCTTGTTGCCCCGCGTCACCTGGAGGCTCTGGAGCATGAGCTTCTTCTCCACGTCCGAGACCACCTGGTTGAGGTCGACCCCCTCGGCGGGCAGGTCCATGGACTGCGCGGCCGACACCACGCCGGAAGGCGCGTAGGACTCCATGGGGGGCAGGGACTGGACGATCTCCCGGCCTTCGGGGATGCGGTCCGCCAGGAACGTGAAGTCCTCCCGCGTGAGCACGGGGCGCCCCGCGGAGAGCACGATGGCCCGCTCCACGGCGTTCTCAAGCTGGCGCACGTTGCCGCTCCAGGGCATGGCCATGAGCAGGGAATCCACCGAAGGGTGGATGGCCTTGGGATAGAGGCCGTGCTCCCGGGCCTTGCGGTTGAGGAAATGCTGGGCGAGGAAGGGGATCTCCTCCCGGCGCGCGCGCAGCGGGGGCAGGGTGATGGGCACCACTTCCAGGCGGTAGAAGAGGTCCTCCCGGAAGGAGCCCTCCTGCACCCGCTGCCACAGGTCGGAGTTGGTGGCCGCCACCACGCGCACGTCCACCTTCACGGGGCCTCCGCCGCCCAGGGGCTGCACTTCCCGTTCCTGGAGGACCCGCAGCAGGCGCACCTGGGCGCCCAGGGGCATGGTGCTCACCTCGTCCAGGAAGATGGTGCCGCCCGTGGCTTCCCGGAACTTGCCGGGGGCGTCCTTGCGGGCGTCGGTGAAGGCGCCCTTGGTGTAGCCGAAGAGCTCGGACTCGATGAGGTTGTCCGGGATGGCGCCGCAGTGCACGGGCACGAAGGGCAGGTCGGCCTGCGCGCTCATGGAGTGGATGGCCCGGGCGATGATCTCCTTGCCGGTGCCGCTCTCCCCTTGGAGGAGCACCGTGGCGCGGGTGGCCGAGGCGGCCTTGGCCTTGGCCAGCACCTCCTGCATGGCCGCGCCGATGCCCACCAGGCCGAGCGCGAGGGCCTGGGTGACCGTGAGGTTGAGCGGAGGCAGGGTGGCCGGGCGCAGCCCCGGCACCGGAGGAAGGTCCTGCATGGGCCCCCAGCGCACCGAGCCCAGGGCGCTCCAATGGAACAGCGAAGGGGCTTGCACGCCGTCGGTCCCGGGCGGGAGCAGGAGGAGGATGGGCAGCGCCCCCGCCTCCGCGCCGGCCCTCACCAGGGCGGGCGGCGGTTCCGGGGCGGAGGCCGTGATGACCCACAGATCGGTCTCCCGGGGCGGCAGGGCCGGCGCGCCTGCGCGGTCCAGCGTGATTTCCCATGCGCCGGCCCAGCGGTTCTCGAGCCCCAGGGTGGGCTCGCCGAGCGTGGACCAGTGGAGGCGGGGGAGTGGGGTCATCAGGACTTTCTGAGTTGTAAATAGCCTAGATGGTGTGGGAAAAGGGTCAAGTCAAAAACATGACACCCTTTCATGCGAATTGTTCAAGAAACTTCCAGCCCCACCCCCTTTGCTGCATCCTAGGGAAGCGTTTCCGGAGGCCCCCATGCACCTGACCCAGACCCTGGCCCTGACCCTCCTGGCCCTCCCCCTTTCCGCCCAGGCCTGGGATCTGCGCCTGGACGTGCCCTTCCCCCAGGGCCAGAACCTCCCCCAGACCCTCATCCAGGGCACCGGCACCCTGATCCGCCAGAAGAGCCTGGACACCGGCAGCGGCTTCACCTTCACCGCCAGCCACCGTATCGTCCGGGTGGGCCCCGTCCTGAAGCTGGAGTGGGGCGCCGAGTTCTCCCAGTGGAAGGCCAACGGCCAGGTCCAGCAGGGCGCCGCCACCGTGGACAGCCGCCTGAAGCAGTCGGGCCTGGGCCTGGGCCTCAACGCCCAGTTCTGGGTGCCCTTCACGGGTCTCGCCGGGGAGCTGGGCGTCATGGAGCGCTTCCAGAACTACAAGCTGACCCTCGCCGGCGCGGAGCAGACGAAGAACCTCGCCCGCCCCTGGCTGCGCGTGGGCATCCGCTACAGCCTGCCGCTGCCGGTGATCAATCCCTACTTCGCGGCCAGCTACCAGCAGCCCATCACGAAGGACAAGCCGGTGAACATCAATTCCGTGGGCGACGTCGCCGGCTACCTGGGCGCCCAGGGGTCGGGACAGGAATTCCAGCGCATGTGGACGTTCGGGGTGGGCGTCGCCTTCTAGGGGGGGCTGGATCAGGGGCTGGCTGTGTTTCCCCAGATATAGCCTGGTCGGGCGCCCGTTTTTCCCGTTCATCAAAAACCCATCAACCGGTTTTTTGCGCCCTTGACAGGCAGGCGGGCGAAGCCAATCTTTGCAGGTATAAAAGCAATGCAGCATTTATTGCAATGGCCCTTCCGAGGAGGCCCGATGCCCCCCGAAACGCAGGCAGCGCTCGTCGTGAAAGCGCGGCACCCTGGCGATTGCCTGGATTCCTGGAAGGGGATCGCCAGTTACGTCCGTGTCAGCGTCGCCACCGCCCAGCGGTGGGAAAAGAGCGAGAACCTCCCGGTGCACCGCCACATGCACCGGAAACAGGGATCGGTCTACGCATATGCCGTCGAGATCGACCGGTGGCTGGAGAGCCGGGAGGTTCCTCCTGACCTGCGGGAGCCTATTTCGCCGGAAGGACGTTGTTTATGAACCCTGTGTATTCAGGGGAGAAGTAGCCCACCTCCACGGTCCCGCCGGCGGCGGGGCCCCAGACGTAGGTGCCGCTGACCGCGATCATCCCCTTGGCGTGCTTGAAGCGCCCGGTGCCGGAGACGATGTGGTGGGGGCCCTGGTAGGTTCCGAAGCCCATGAGGCCCGGAGGGAGGGAGAAGGTCGCGATGGGGATGTGCGCGACGAAGGTG from Geothrix sp. 21YS21S-2 includes these protein-coding regions:
- the murI gene encoding glutamate racemase, producing the protein MNRQDQPIGVFDSGIGGLTVVRALRRLLPEESIVYLGDTARVPYGNKSHATIERYALQAGTILGRHKPKLMVIACNTASAHGLGALQAAAPCPVIGVIEPGAEAASLAKGPVGVIGTLATIQSGAYDDAIRRRNPQAVIHSLPCPLLVGFAEEGWLDDPITDAICRRYLNQIPFEVRTIVLGCTHYPTLLPSLNRTRPDTTWLDSGELAAKAVEDLLRGSLGFRTASARGDLRILLTDAGTRLQEVGERFLGEPLDSVELVEL
- a CDS encoding sigma-54-dependent Fis family transcriptional regulator, coding for MTPLPRLHWSTLGEPTLGLENRWAGAWEITLDRAGAPALPPRETDLWVITASAPEPPPALVRAGAEAGALPILLLLPPGTDGVQAPSLFHWSALGSVRWGPMQDLPPVPGLRPATLPPLNLTVTQALALGLVGIGAAMQEVLAKAKAASATRATVLLQGESGTGKEIIARAIHSMSAQADLPFVPVHCGAIPDNLIESELFGYTKGAFTDARKDAPGKFREATGGTIFLDEVSTMPLGAQVRLLRVLQEREVQPLGGGGPVKVDVRVVAATNSDLWQRVQEGSFREDLFYRLEVVPITLPPLRARREEIPFLAQHFLNRKAREHGLYPKAIHPSVDSLLMAMPWSGNVRQLENAVERAIVLSAGRPVLTREDFTFLADRIPEGREIVQSLPPMESYAPSGVVSAAQSMDLPAEGVDLNQVVSDVEKKLMLQSLQVTRGNKKRAAELLGLKRTTFLEKMKRLDLEDVAPDGAEA
- a CDS encoding YiiX/YebB-like N1pC/P60 family cysteine hydrolase, whose protein sequence is MLLQDSLSRALVEYLTGTVSSYQRRVPNDPELLRAVLRPGDVILVEGDTRISQIIKYLTQSSWSHATMYIGDALLRWGGPEADRALDRYGPEAARLLIESDLKDGVRVVPLAMYLDCNLRVCRPQGLRPGSLDRVMMELLTHLGVRYDQRNIFDLARYLFPFHLVPRRFRPRSLYLGSSSSREVICSALIAKAFYRAGITIQPPLGEGAGPQVRHPSYIMPRDFDLSANFQILKFGPPRPLLETAAPWDLT
- a CDS encoding 50S ribosomal protein L11 methyltransferase, which produces MDHASPHTRWLLEVPGAAEDRLGDWLTEGGATATYREADPPHTFFAYFPPGLTPPDAGGLAAFGARLLREERFEDEDWLAKSREGFGPIEVGQGFYIRPLWDASPAPGGRTPIVVNPGLAFGTGGHETTRLCMAHLEELAAAGRLQDPVLDIGAGTGILALTAWLCGARRIAALDNDPDCGPAMDEFMVLNEAVLGGARPFTHYVGLLDDPRADGPWNTLLANILLETIQDLLPRMASIAAPGALLVASGILAERQDEALISLAAYGFRPLKVTTEGAWVAILAEKLP